The Pedobacter ginsengisoli region AAACCTTATAGTAGAGTTATACTCTAAGTAATATATTTATTAATTGCCTACGGGCAATTAATTTTTTATGTTGCATAATTTTAATAACGATCTAAAAACATTATAAATGGCAATTTTAGCATTTCAGAAACCCGATAAGGTAATCATGCAGAAATCAACAGATTTCGATGGTATATTTGAATTTCGTCCTTTAGAGCCCGGTTTCGGTGTAACAATTGGTAATGCCCTAAGAAGAATATTACTTTCTTCTTTAGAAGGTTATGCCATTACAAGTATTCGTTTTTCTGGCGTATCTCATGAGTTTTCTACAATGAAAGGTGTTGTAGAAGATTTAACTGAAATTATCCTTAATTTAAAACAAGTGCGTTTTAAAAAAGTAGGTGATTCAGGTGATTCTGAGAAAGTTTTTATTGTAGTAAATGGCCAAGAGCAATTTGCTGCAGGAGATATCACTAAATTCTCTAATAACTTTGAAGTTCTTAATCCAGATTTCGTTATCTGTAACATGGAGAAATCTGTTACTTTAGAGGTGGAACTGACCATTAATAAAGGACGTGGTTATGTACCAGCAGAAGAGAACAAAATCAATGATGCTGTAGTTGGAGTTATTGCGATAGACTCGATCTTCACTCCAATGAAAAATGTAAAATACACGATTGAAAACTATCGTGTTGAGCAAAAAACAGATTACGAAAAATTAATATTAGATATTTCTACTGATGGATCTATCCATCCTGAAGAGGCATTAAAAGAAGCTGCTAAGATCTTGATCCAGCACTTTATGTTGTTCTCAGATGAGAATTTAGTATTAGAATCTCAAGCTAAAGAAGAAACTAAGGAAGTTGATGAGGAAATCTTGCATATGCGTAAGATCTTAAAAACTGAATTGGTTGATTTAGACTTATCAGTTCGTGCATTGAATTGCTTAAAAGCAGCTGATATTCGTACTTTAGCTGATTTGGTTTCTTATGATGTAGCTGATATGTTAAAATTCAGAAACTTCGGTAAAAAATCTTTAACAGAGATACAAGAACTTGTAAAATCTAAAAGTTTATCTTTTGGTATGAACTTATCTAAGTTCAAACTGGATGAAGAATAATAGATTAAAAAGTATAAATTATATATTGTTAATAGTGTGTAATTCCCTCAGATTAATTTCATAGAGACGGTATACACTGAATAAATTTAAAAATGAGACACGGTAAAAAAGTAAATCACTTAGGAAGAACAGATTCACATCGTAAGGCGATGCTGGCTAATATGGCTTCATCGTTAATTAAACATAAGAGAATCTCTACAACATTAGCAAAAGCAAAAGCTTTGCGTACGTATGTGGAGCCTCTTATCACTAAATCAAAATCTGATACAACACACTCTCGTCGTATTGTTTTCGGTTACTTACAAGATAAAGAAACTGTTACTGAATTATTCCGTGATGTTGCTGCAAAAGTTGCTAACCGTCCAGGTGGTTACACCAGGATCATTAAGTTAAACAATCGTTTAGGTGATAATGCTGAAATGGCATTAATCGAATTAGTTGACTATAACGAAGTTTACGGTAAAGAAGCAGAAGCAGCTGAGAAGAAAACTACTCGTCGTGGTAGAAGCAAAGCTAAAAAATCTGACGCTCCTGCAGCAAAAACCGAAGAAGTTAAAGCTGAAGAGGTTGTTGAAGAAGCTCCTGCTGCTGAAGAAGCAAAAGAAGATAAAGGAGAATAATATTTCCATATCAAAATACGAAAGTCGGTTCAATTTGGACCGACTTTTTTTGTTTTTAAAAAAACTATCTTTGTACAGTAATCTAATTTCATGTCGAATCAACTGAATATCCAATTATTTCTGGATCAATTATCTGAAAGCATCTCTTTAAATCTTTTTCTAAAAGCATCTTTAGGCAATTATCATGGCAATGAAAAAGAGCTTAAGAATATATATGTTCGTAGAGTAAAGATTAAGAGAGTAGATGTGCTTTCTTTTAATTATCGTTATAAAACCCGCGATATTTTTAAGAACTTGAGTATCCCGGAAGGTTCTGATTTGATAGGTAATCTGATCAGCAATGATTTTAGGATATGTACACTATTTACTACTGAAAAGGAAGTAATTATTGAACATGGGAAGAAGGGGGCAATTTCCTTAAGAGAACGTCAGAACATTTCTAATGTTAAGCCAAATTTGGCTCATGATAGAGAGAAGAAAAGAATTATCGGGCCAGAGGGAAAAACTTATTTGCAAGATCTAAAAATTACAGATCAGGAAGGGAATGTTTTTAAAAATTCTCAAGACAAGTACAAGCAGATTAATCAGTATATTGAGATTTTGAGCTCTTTGATTAAGGAAATATCAAATGCGGGAATTCGAAATGTTGTGGATATGGGCTCTGGCAAGGGGTATCTCACCTTTGCTCTTTATGATTACTTACATAATGTTCTTAATCTAAGTGTGAATATGGTTGGTGTTGAATTCAGAGAGGACTTAGTACAGTTGTGTAATGGAATTGCTGAAAAGGCAAGCTTTAATCAATTGCGATTTGAGCAAGGGAGCATTGATAGTTATAGTTCTGATTCAATAGATTTGTTAATTGCCCTACATGCTTGCGATACTGCAACCGATGATGCCATTTATAAAGGAATAAAGGCAAAGGCTGAATTAATTGTTGTAGCACCTTGCTGCCATAAGCAGATCAGAAGAGAAATGGAAAAGGGTAAAGCTAAAAATAGTGTTTCCTTTTTAACCAAGTATGGAATATTTCTGGAGCGTCAGGCAGAGATGATAACTGATGGCATTAGGGCATTAGTACTGGAGTATTTTGGTTATAAAACTAAAGTATTTGAATTTATATCAGATGTTCATACCCCTAAAAATGTTTTAGTAGTAGGTATAAAAGGTAGCGTTGATAACAATAAAAAAACTGAGATACTTGCTCAGATAGAGGCGACTAAGGATTATTTTGGAATAAGTTATCATCATCTGGAAAAACTCTTAAAAGAAGAGATTTAAACGAATTCTGTCATACTGTCACATTTTTATTATGTAATTCGGACAGTTTTATATTGAAAATCTTATAGGAAAACTATTTTTTCTGCCAAAACTCTATTGGCACATTGCTTGTTAATCAGATGTAAATAAAGATTTCACAAACATTAACATAGATAAAAATAGCATGTCAAAAATTATTGGTATAGACTTAGGAACAACAAACTCTTGCGTAGCCGTAATGGAAGGTAACGAACCTGTAGTTATAGCCAACAGCGAGGGTAAACGTACTACGCCTTCCATTGTTGCCTTTGCAGAAAATGGAGAACGTAAAGTAGGTGAGCCTGCGAAGCGTCAGGCAATTACTAACCCAACAAAAACAATTTCTTCAATTAAGCGCTTTATGGGAAGCAGCTTTGCTGAAGTTTCTAAAGAAATATCCCGCATGCCTTATAAGGTAGTGAAGGGTGATAATAATACACCAAGGGTTGAAATTGACGACCGTAAATATACACCACAAGAGATTTCTGCAATGGTTTTGCAGAAAATGAAAAAAACTGCAGAAGATTTCTTAGGCCAGGAAGTAACAGAAGCCGTTATTACTGTGCCAGCTTATTTTAATGACGCTCAGCGCCAGGCAACAAAAGAAGCTGGAGAAATTGCAGGATTAACTGTTAAACGTATCATTAACGAGCCAACTGCAGCTGCTTTAGCTTATGGATTGGATAAAGCACACAAGGATATGAAAATTGTTGTGTTTGACTGTGGTGGTGGTACTCATGACGTTTCTGTATTAGAATTAGGTGATGGTGTATTTGAAGTAAAATCAACTGACGGTGATACTCACCTTGGTGGTGATGACTTTGACCATATCATTATTGAGTGGTTAGCTGAGGAGTTTAAAAATGAGAACGGCATGGATCTTCATCAGGATCCAATGGCATTGCAACGTCTTAAAGAAGCTGCTGAAAAAGCTAAAATTGAGCTTTCGAGTACAACTTCGACTGAGATTAACTTGCCATATATCACTGCTGATGCAACAGGTCCAAAACACTTGGTAAGAACTTTAACCCGTGCTAAATTTGAGCAATTAGCTAGTGATTTAATTAAACGTACAATTGACCCTTGTAAATCAGCTTTGAAAAATGCAGGTTTAAAAACAAGTGATATTGATGAGATTATACTTGTTGGTGGTTCTACACGTATTCCTGCTATTCAGGATGCAGTAAAAGCTTTCTTTGGTAAAGAACCATCTAAAGGTGTTAACCCTGATGAGGTGGTAGCTATTGGTGCTGCAATTCAAGGTGGTGTTTTAACCGGAGAAGTTAAAGATGTATTGTTATTAGATGTAACCCCTCTTTCTTTAGGTATCGAGACTATGGGTGGTGTAATGACGAAGTTAATTGAAGCTAACACAACCATACCTTCTAAAAAAGCAGAAACTTTTTCTACTGCAGCTGATAATCAGCCTTCAGTTGAAATCCACATTTTACAAGGAGAGCGCCCTATGGCGGCTCAAAACCGTACAATTGGGCGCTTTATATTAGATGGTATTCCACCAGCACCTCGTGGAGTTCCTCAAGTTGAAGTAGCATTTGATATTGATGCAAATGGTATTTTGCATGTAAGTGCTAAAGATAAAGCAACTGGTAAAGAGCAGAAAATCCGTATCGAAGCTTCTTCAGGTTTAACTGATGAAGAGATTAAAAGAATGAAAGATGAGGCCGAGAAAAATGCAGAAGCTGATAAAGCTGCTAAAGAAGAAGCAGAAAAAATCAACGGTGCTGATGCTTTAATCTTCTCAACTGAGAAACAATTAAAAGAATTCGGTGATAAATTATCGGCTGATAAAAAAGCACCTATTGAAGAAGGTTTGAAAAAACTTAAAGATGCACATGCTGCGAGAAACTTTGCTGATATTGATACAGCACAAGCTGAATTGCAAAATGCATGGAATGCAGCTTCAGAGGAAATGTATAAATCAGGACAGGATGGTGCACAACCTGAAGGCGGTGCTCAGGATGGAGCTCAGGCAGCTGATGGTGGCGATAACGTTACTGATGTTGATTTTGAAGAAGTAAAAGACGATAAGAAATAGTCCTTTAATCAATAAAAAAAGCCTCCTGGTAAATTTACCAGGAGGCTTTTTTTATTGCCTTTAATAGCGTTTAACTAGTTCCAAAGATTAGCAGGGTAAGTTCCATCTTTTACCAGCTGATCTATAGATTCCTGTACAAAAGGTTTATCTTCTTTATAGGTTACTCCAAACCACTGGCTATCCGTAGGAATAACTTTGAAAGAAGCTGCACCGCTTTTTACAAGATTCTCACCAATCAAAGGAATAAAGAACTCAGCTTTTGGTTTTTCTTTATTTTCTAAAGCAAATACTCTGAATAAATCTTCCGTTAGTTTAAAAACTGCTGGAGTGAAGCCCCAAAAGTTCATAGAAACAGGGGTATTATATTCTAATGGATATTCAGATCCTTTTTCCTCATATACTATTCCACCATCTTTTTTATAAACTTGTGTGCGTTCAGTAATTTCTTCAAGATATGCAGCATCATTGGTTTTGCAAACACCACGAGATACAGATCCGAAATCAGATAGCGTCTTTCCAATTTGATAACCAACAATAGAATAATTACTATCAGTTGCCTCATTATTTAAAAAGTCTACCATTTTTTTAAATGCATCATAGCCATAATAGTCATCTGCGTTGATTACGCAAAAAGGCTCTTTAATTACATTTCTACCAGATAGAATAGCATGAGCAGTTCCCCATGGTTTTTCACGATAGATTTCTTCCTCTATTCCAAATTGTTTCAAATCGAAATTTTGGAAAACATAATCCGTTTCAATTTTACCGCTTAATTTAGGTTCAAATATGGCTTTAAAGTTTTCTACAAATTCTTCTTTGATGATGAAAACTACTTTGCCAAATCCGGCTTTAATTGCATCGTATATAGAATAATCAATAATTGTTTCTCCATTGGGGCCAAAGCCATCAATTTGTTTCATACTGCCATAGCGACTTGCCATGCCAGCTGCTAATATTAATAAGGTAGGTTTTTTCATGCAGCGAAAATAATGATTCAATTTATATTCAATGTAAAAAGTGAGATAGTTTTTTTATTAGTTTTTTAACGTTTCTCACTGTATCATAGGAGTATGGCGGTGGTTAAAATCCAAATATTCCCTTTCCACCACTGCTGCGAGGTTTTTTCCCTGTAAGCATACCAAATATGCCACGCACTATTTCTTTTCCTATTTGTCTGGTTATAGTTGCACCCATTACCTGTTCTACTAAACTTTTCTCATTTTTCTTTGGCGCTTCTTCTATTTCTTCTGATTCCTCCTCAGCTAATTTGTCATTTACACGTTTAGTTAGAATTTCATAGGCGCTCTCAGGGTCAATTGATTCCTGATATTTAGCAGTTAGCTCACTTGACTGGATAAGGCTATTATAATCTGCAGCACTAAGAGGACCCATAATTGCTCTTGGAGGGGTAAGCATTGTTGCGGCTACTTCTGTTGGGATACCTTTTTCATTTAATACAGTTATCAATGCCTGTCCGGTTCCTAATGAAGTTAACATTTTATCAATCTCGTAAAACTCGGATCTGGGATAAGTATTTACAGTCTTTTTAAGCGCATCAACATCGTTAGGTGTAAATGCTCTTAAAGCATGCTGAACACGGTTCCCAAGTTGAGATAATACGCTCTCAGGGACATCGGTAGGGGCCTGAGTACAGAAAAATACGCCTATTCCTTTTGATCTGATCAATCTAATAATAGTTTCTATCTGCTCAAGGAATGCTTTTGATGAATTTTTAAATAATAAGTGTGCCTCATCAAAAAAGAAAACCAGTTTAGGTTTATCCAAATCTCCCGCCTCAGGCATGTTATAGAAAATCTCAGCAAGTAAACTTAGCAGGTAAGTAGAGTAAAGTACAGGCTGGTTTTGTACATCTGAGATATTAAGTAAACTAATTACTCCTTTGCCATCGGTTTTGGTAAAAAGATCTTCTATGTCAAAAGATCGTTCGCCAAACATCGCACTAAGGCCTTGTTGTTCAATAGTAACGATCTTTCTTAATATTGTTCCAGAAGTTGCGGTAGATATTTTGCCGTAAGAACTTTTAATCTCCTCGGCGCCTTGACCTTCGGCTAAATATGAAACTAATTTTTTAAGATCATTCAGGTCAATAATTGGCAACTTATTATCGTCGGCATATTTAAAGATCACAGCCAGCACACCTGCTTGCGTATCATTTAAATCAAGAATTTTAGAGAGTAGGGTGGGGCCAAATTCAAGAACTGTAGCTCGCATTTGTGCACCTAGTTTGCCAGACAGAGAAAAAATCTCGACAGGGAATCCGGAAGGGCTGAAAGGCCTGCCAAGCTGACTCGCTCTCTCTTCTATTTTCGGATTGATTGGCCCTGGCTGGTTAAGACCCGACAAATCTCCTTTTACATCAAGCATAAACACAGGTACACCTGCGTCGGATAGCTGTTCTGATAGCAATTGTAATGTGCGGGTTTTTCCTGTGCCCGTTGCTCCTGCAACTAGACCATGCCTGTTCATCATCTTTAGCGAAAGGTTAACCTCAGCCTCAGCAATTACTTGCCCATCCAGAATACCTGCCCCCAAATAGATGTATGACCCACTTGGTGTATAGGAAGCCTTAATTTTTTCTGTGAATTTTGCAGATTGATCACTCATAGGAACATAGTTTTTTTATAAAAGTAAGAAAAGCACCCGAAATCTAAACAAAAAGAAAAGCGTGCCTCGAATTAACGGGCACGCTTAAAAATTAGTTATTTAAATTTACCTGGAATAGGTAAAATCGTGATCTTTTTTTATGTTCAGCAGTGAGTGATAAATCAGGTTAATTACATTATCAACATCTTCTTTGTGAATCATTTCTACAGTAGTATGCATGTATCTTAATGGTAAAGAAATTAATGCCGATGGAACGCCGCCATTAGAGTATGCAAAAGCATCAGTATCTGTACCAGTTGAACGTGATGATGCCTGGCGCTGGAAAGGTATGTCATTCTTTTCAGCTGTTTCAATAAGCAATTTATTCAGATTTGTTTGAACAGCTGGGGCATATGAA contains the following coding sequences:
- a CDS encoding class I SAM-dependent methyltransferase produces the protein MSNQLNIQLFLDQLSESISLNLFLKASLGNYHGNEKELKNIYVRRVKIKRVDVLSFNYRYKTRDIFKNLSIPEGSDLIGNLISNDFRICTLFTTEKEVIIEHGKKGAISLRERQNISNVKPNLAHDREKKRIIGPEGKTYLQDLKITDQEGNVFKNSQDKYKQINQYIEILSSLIKEISNAGIRNVVDMGSGKGYLTFALYDYLHNVLNLSVNMVGVEFREDLVQLCNGIAEKASFNQLRFEQGSIDSYSSDSIDLLIALHACDTATDDAIYKGIKAKAELIVVAPCCHKQIRREMEKGKAKNSVSFLTKYGIFLERQAEMITDGIRALVLEYFGYKTKVFEFISDVHTPKNVLVVGIKGSVDNNKKTEILAQIEATKDYFGISYHHLEKLLKEEI
- the dnaK gene encoding molecular chaperone DnaK, coding for MSKIIGIDLGTTNSCVAVMEGNEPVVIANSEGKRTTPSIVAFAENGERKVGEPAKRQAITNPTKTISSIKRFMGSSFAEVSKEISRMPYKVVKGDNNTPRVEIDDRKYTPQEISAMVLQKMKKTAEDFLGQEVTEAVITVPAYFNDAQRQATKEAGEIAGLTVKRIINEPTAAALAYGLDKAHKDMKIVVFDCGGGTHDVSVLELGDGVFEVKSTDGDTHLGGDDFDHIIIEWLAEEFKNENGMDLHQDPMALQRLKEAAEKAKIELSSTTSTEINLPYITADATGPKHLVRTLTRAKFEQLASDLIKRTIDPCKSALKNAGLKTSDIDEIILVGGSTRIPAIQDAVKAFFGKEPSKGVNPDEVVAIGAAIQGGVLTGEVKDVLLLDVTPLSLGIETMGGVMTKLIEANTTIPSKKAETFSTAADNQPSVEIHILQGERPMAAQNRTIGRFILDGIPPAPRGVPQVEVAFDIDANGILHVSAKDKATGKEQKIRIEASSGLTDEEIKRMKDEAEKNAEADKAAKEEAEKINGADALIFSTEKQLKEFGDKLSADKKAPIEEGLKKLKDAHAARNFADIDTAQAELQNAWNAASEEMYKSGQDGAQPEGGAQDGAQAADGGDNVTDVDFEEVKDDKK
- the rplQ gene encoding 50S ribosomal protein L17 — encoded protein: MRHGKKVNHLGRTDSHRKAMLANMASSLIKHKRISTTLAKAKALRTYVEPLITKSKSDTTHSRRIVFGYLQDKETVTELFRDVAAKVANRPGGYTRIIKLNNRLGDNAEMALIELVDYNEVYGKEAEAAEKKTTRRGRSKAKKSDAPAAKTEEVKAEEVVEEAPAAEEAKEDKGE
- a CDS encoding DNA-directed RNA polymerase subunit alpha, whose amino-acid sequence is MAILAFQKPDKVIMQKSTDFDGIFEFRPLEPGFGVTIGNALRRILLSSLEGYAITSIRFSGVSHEFSTMKGVVEDLTEIILNLKQVRFKKVGDSGDSEKVFIVVNGQEQFAAGDITKFSNNFEVLNPDFVICNMEKSVTLEVELTINKGRGYVPAEENKINDAVVGVIAIDSIFTPMKNVKYTIENYRVEQKTDYEKLILDISTDGSIHPEEALKEAAKILIQHFMLFSDENLVLESQAKEETKEVDEEILHMRKILKTELVDLDLSVRALNCLKAADIRTLADLVSYDVADMLKFRNFGKKSLTEIQELVKSKSLSFGMNLSKFKLDEE
- a CDS encoding helicase HerA-like domain-containing protein, which encodes MSDQSAKFTEKIKASYTPSGSYIYLGAGILDGQVIAEAEVNLSLKMMNRHGLVAGATGTGKTRTLQLLSEQLSDAGVPVFMLDVKGDLSGLNQPGPINPKIEERASQLGRPFSPSGFPVEIFSLSGKLGAQMRATVLEFGPTLLSKILDLNDTQAGVLAVIFKYADDNKLPIIDLNDLKKLVSYLAEGQGAEEIKSSYGKISTATSGTILRKIVTIEQQGLSAMFGERSFDIEDLFTKTDGKGVISLLNISDVQNQPVLYSTYLLSLLAEIFYNMPEAGDLDKPKLVFFFDEAHLLFKNSSKAFLEQIETIIRLIRSKGIGVFFCTQAPTDVPESVLSQLGNRVQHALRAFTPNDVDALKKTVNTYPRSEFYEIDKMLTSLGTGQALITVLNEKGIPTEVAATMLTPPRAIMGPLSAADYNSLIQSSELTAKYQESIDPESAYEILTKRVNDKLAEEESEEIEEAPKKNEKSLVEQVMGATITRQIGKEIVRGIFGMLTGKKPRSSGGKGIFGF
- a CDS encoding NDP-sugar synthase — protein: MKKPTLLILAAGMASRYGSMKQIDGFGPNGETIIDYSIYDAIKAGFGKVVFIIKEEFVENFKAIFEPKLSGKIETDYVFQNFDLKQFGIEEEIYREKPWGTAHAILSGRNVIKEPFCVINADDYYGYDAFKKMVDFLNNEATDSNYSIVGYQIGKTLSDFGSVSRGVCKTNDAAYLEEITERTQVYKKDGGIVYEEKGSEYPLEYNTPVSMNFWGFTPAVFKLTEDLFRVFALENKEKPKAEFFIPLIGENLVKSGAASFKVIPTDSQWFGVTYKEDKPFVQESIDQLVKDGTYPANLWN